ACCCCCGCTTTTCAATTTCGGACTTCAGGAAGGCAAACTCGGCACCCTTGGTGTCCAGGGCGCCAATGATGGCAACGGTCTTGGTCATGGCAGTTCTCTCCTACACGCCCAGGTACTTGTAGCGCAGTTCGGGGTTATCCAGGAATTCGGCGGCGCTGGATTCGTACACCGTGTTGCCGTTGACCATGATATAGACACGGTCCGCCAGGTCATGGGCGACGTGGATATTCTGCTCCACCAGGAGGATAGCGATGCGGTTTTTGCGCAGCTCCCGACAGGTCGCGATCACCCGTTCCACTGCCACGGGGGACAGACCCTCGGAAGGTTCATCCAGAAGAATAAGCTCAGGGTTGGTCACCAAGGCGCGCCCAATGGCGAGCATCTGCTGTTCGCCGCCGCTGAGGCGGGCGCCGCTGAGCCGCCGGCGCTCTGCCAGCTCCGGGAACAGCTCGAAGACCCTTTGCGGGGTCCACTCGTCCGGCCGACCGGTGCGCCGGTAGGTCAGGCTGAGATGCTCCTCCACCGAGAGGGAGGGGAAGAGCCGGCGGCCTTGGGGCACGTATCCGATACCAAGCTGGGCGATCTCAAAGGGCTTTTTCCCGACAATATCCTGCCCTTTCCAGATGATACGCCCCATCCGCGGGGGGTTCAGCCCGATGATCGAGCGCAGGAGGGTGGTCTTCCCCATCCCGTTGCGCCCCAGCACGGCGACGCATTCCTGGCCGACCCTCAGGGAGCATCCCTGAAGGACATGGCTGTCCCCGTAATAGGAATGGATTTCTTGGACTTCGAGGAGTGCGCCGTTCTTTTTGCCTGAGTTATGCATAGGAGCTTCCCAGATAGACTCGCTGTACTTCTTCGTTGGCGCGGATTTCCGCCGGCGTCCCCTCCGCCAGCACCGAACCCCGGTTCATCACGGTAATGCGGTCCGCCAGATCCAGGACGATTTCCATGTTATGCTCAATAAGGAGCAAGGTAATCTCGCGGGGCAGGTTGCGGATGAGGGAGATAAGGGTGGTGCGTTCGGTAGGGGAAAGTCCGGCGGCCGGCTCATCCAGCATCAACAGCCGCGGCCGCATGGCCATAGCCATCCCCAGCTCCAACTGGCGCTGGAGGCCGTGCGACAGCTCCGAGACAATGTCGTGGAGATGATCGGAGAGGCCCACCTGTGCGGCGACTTCTAACACCCAATCCCGTTCCGATCGATAGCGGTGCCACGGCCGGAACAGGTGAAATTCCATGCCGCGGTTGGCACTGGCGGCCAGGAACAGATTCTGCTCCACGGTCAGATGGAGGAAGAGCTGGGAGA
The nucleotide sequence above comes from Anaerolineae bacterium. Encoded proteins:
- a CDS encoding ABC transporter ATP-binding protein, whose product is MHNSGKKNGALLEVQEIHSYYGDSHVLQGCSLRVGQECVAVLGRNGMGKTTLLRSIIGLNPPRMGRIIWKGQDIVGKKPFEIAQLGIGYVPQGRRLFPSLSVEEHLSLTYRRTGRPDEWTPQRVFELFPELAERRRLSGARLSGGEQQMLAIGRALVTNPELILLDEPSEGLSPVAVERVIATCRELRKNRIAILLVEQNIHVAHDLADRVYIMVNGNTVYESSAAEFLDNPELRYKYLGV
- a CDS encoding ABC transporter ATP-binding protein, whose translation is MTGPDQKLALSIQSVSKSFGGVQAVRSVSLDVPVGERRALIGPNGAGKTTLFNVVTGELPADGGRIQLFGVDITHKSVQERARMGLARTYQISQLFLHLTVEQNLFLAASANRGMEFHLFRPWHRYRSERDWVLEVAAQVGLSDHLHDIVSELSHGLQRQLELGMAMAMRPRLLMLDEPAAGLSPTERTTLISLIRNLPREITLLLIEHNMEIVLDLADRITVMNRGSVLAEGTPAEIRANEEVQRVYLGSSYA